Proteins encoded within one genomic window of Deinococcus sp. YIM 134068:
- the rplJ gene encoding 50S ribosomal protein L10 — protein MANEKNVQNLGSLRESLTGIETFYVVDYQGLSAGQLTRLRQDIRAKGGQMIVAKNTLINIALQAGGRDLSEALKGPSALVLAQDDPAGVAKTLSDASKANDRGIPTMKGGFVEGRAVDVRVIERLASLGSKQSLQGEFVGVLSAHLSNFVGILEAYQAKLGGGAAEAQA, from the coding sequence GTGGCGAACGAAAAGAACGTGCAGAATCTGGGCAGCCTGCGCGAGAGCCTGACGGGCATCGAGACGTTTTACGTCGTCGATTACCAGGGCCTCTCCGCCGGGCAGCTCACGCGGCTGCGCCAGGACATCCGGGCCAAAGGCGGCCAGATGATCGTGGCGAAGAATACCCTCATCAACATCGCCCTCCAGGCGGGCGGGCGCGACCTGAGCGAGGCCCTCAAGGGTCCCAGCGCGCTCGTGCTGGCGCAGGACGATCCGGCGGGCGTCGCCAAGACGCTCAGTGACGCCTCTAAGGCGAACGACCGGGGCATCCCGACCATGAAGGGCGGCTTCGTCGAGGGCCGTGCCGTGGACGTGCGAGTGATCGAGCGTCTGGCGAGCCTCGGCAGCAAGCAGAGCCTGCAAGGTGAGTTCGTGGGCGTGCTCAGCGCGCACCTCAGCAACTTCGTCGGGATTCTGGAAGCCTATCAGGCCAAGCTCGGCGGCGGTGCTGCCGAGGCTCAGGCCTAA
- the rplL gene encoding 50S ribosomal protein L7/L12, whose product MAYDKQALIDQLSTLTIMELADLIDGLKETWGVTAAVAMGGGAGGAATTAPEEEKTEFDVVLVDAGASKINVIKELRAITGLGLKEAKDLSEKGGAIKEGVSKEDAEKFRAQLEGAGAKVEVR is encoded by the coding sequence ATGGCTTACGACAAGCAGGCTCTGATCGACCAGCTCAGCACCCTCACCATCATGGAACTCGCCGACCTCATCGACGGTCTCAAGGAGACCTGGGGCGTGACCGCCGCCGTGGCGATGGGCGGGGGCGCGGGTGGCGCGGCCACCACTGCTCCCGAAGAGGAGAAGACCGAGTTCGACGTGGTGCTCGTGGACGCGGGCGCGAGCAAGATCAACGTCATCAAGGAACTGCGCGCCATCACGGGCCTAGGACTCAAGGAAGCGAAGGACCTCAGCGAGAAGGGCGGCGCGATCAAGGAAGGCGTCAGCAAGGAAGACGCCGAGAAGTTCCGCGCGCAGCTCGAGGGCGCGGGCGCGAAGGTCGAAGTCCGCTAA
- a CDS encoding cold-shock protein, giving the protein MAVGRVKWFNAEKGYGFIETEGSDDVFAHFSAIQAQGFKKLNEGDEVEFEIEPGQRGKGPQAKNIVVTKAAPASATSGTGGGYNSRPPRRDDRW; this is encoded by the coding sequence ATGGCAGTAGGTAGAGTGAAGTGGTTCAACGCGGAAAAAGGCTACGGATTCATCGAGACTGAGGGCAGCGACGACGTGTTCGCGCACTTCAGCGCCATTCAGGCACAGGGCTTCAAGAAGCTCAACGAGGGCGATGAGGTCGAGTTCGAGATCGAACCCGGCCAGCGCGGCAAGGGTCCCCAGGCCAAGAACATCGTCGTGACCAAAGCGGCCCCGGCGAGCGCGACCAGCGGCACCGGTGGCGGCTACAACAGCCGTCCCCCCCGCCGCGACGACCGCTGGTAA
- a CDS encoding immunity 22 family protein, whose amino-acid sequence MNLYEPEVITLWVVRSSDEQALLEALEFKYDEVGEVVLSPFAQAFRIGWYNDDFAELHFGRPTSELIREAAQSYRTLDEQALRRLPEGEWNGLYLLASQAGEAWTAPSNRPPMPHDEVSMGDAVFKLLDTFHVLYRPT is encoded by the coding sequence GTGAATTTGTACGAGCCGGAGGTGATCACGCTCTGGGTCGTCAGGTCATCAGACGAACAGGCGCTCCTTGAGGCCCTTGAGTTCAAGTACGACGAGGTAGGTGAGGTCGTCCTCTCGCCCTTCGCTCAGGCTTTCCGCATCGGCTGGTACAACGACGATTTTGCGGAGCTGCACTTTGGCCGCCCTACAAGTGAGCTAATACGTGAGGCGGCGCAGTCATACCGCACGCTGGATGAACAAGCTCTCCGCAGATTGCCCGAAGGGGAGTGGAATGGCCTTTACCTTCTGGCAAGTCAAGCGGGCGAAGCGTGGACTGCTCCCAGCAACCGCCCGCCTATGCCTCACGATGAGGTCAGCATGGGGGATGCCGTCTTTAAGCTGCTGGACACATTCCACGTCCTCTACCGGCCCACATAG
- the rpoB gene encoding DNA-directed RNA polymerase subunit beta, whose protein sequence is MSLSSQRPRIERFGEIAEVIPLPNLTEVQVNSFRAFLQADRAPDARDNAGLQSAFREVFPIDETEKGRSTGLVLDFLEYRLGEPPYTPEECREKDLTYQAPMYAKLQLIHKDSGLIKEDQVFLGDLPLMTEDGSFVINGADRVVISQIHRSPGVYFTSSYKGIKKLYTAAIIPMPKRGPWIELEMNAGVLEMKVNKRKFPVAMLLRVLGYDDAQLKALFTEFEPDAELPEDKSAGMSADEALLRLFTVLRPGDPPKRDKAIQYLYGLLADPKRYDLGEPGRFKMNTKLGVSREERTLLTFTDGKFSDAGLVDTIRYLMALQRGLETVGLGADADGVVNEVPVTEDDIDHLGNRRVRTVGELLADQLRVGMGRMARGVRERMLLGNPDAATPTKLVNNRPIVAAMREFFGRSQLSQFKDQTNPLSDLRHKRRISALGPGGLTRERAGFDVRDVHRTHYGRICPIETPEGANIGLISSLSSYAKVNALGFIEAPYRRVEGSKVTDDVIYMTADIEDRYTIAQANSPLNADGTFADERVLARRKGDPLLYTPIEVDFMDVSPKQIVSINTSLIPFLEHDDANRALMGSNMQSQAVPLVRADSPAVGTGVEERVVTDSGTSVISDVTGRVSYVDARVIQVTLTEDAPQAGMVTGNIRTFELVRFTRSNQGTNLDQHPIVGVGDEVRPGQVIADGPASDLGRLALGQNITIAIMPFDGFNFEDAICISEGLVRKDFYTSVHIEKDEIEARDTKLGPEKITRDIPGLSEAALRDLDEDGIVRVGAEVKPGDILVGKTSFKGESEPTPEERLLRSIFGEKAREVKDTSLRVQSGQGGIVVKTVRFRRGDEGVDLKPGVREMVRVYVAQKRQLQVGDKVANRHGNKGVVSKILPPEDMPYLEDGTPVDLVFNPLGVPSRMNLGQILETHLGEVARLTGQKFVTPVFDSATEIAIKEMLEVAAAERLQRRKDEGFEVDKREQEVLERAAKVGVISPPNGEYEPAQMQLARTGKSILFDGRTGEPISGPVVVGTMYVMKLYHMVEDKLHARSTGPYSLITQQPLGGKAQFGGQRFGEMEVWALEAYGAAHTLQEMLTIKSDDIDGRDAAYQSIVKGEEVSGSTIPESFKVLVKELHSLGLDVEVLDNGDRAVDIFEGMMPKR, encoded by the coding sequence ATGAGCCTAAGTAGCCAGAGGCCGCGCATAGAGCGTTTCGGCGAGATCGCCGAAGTGATTCCGCTGCCGAACCTGACCGAGGTGCAGGTGAACTCCTTCCGGGCGTTCCTGCAAGCCGACCGGGCACCCGACGCCCGTGACAACGCCGGACTCCAGAGCGCCTTCCGCGAGGTCTTCCCCATCGACGAGACCGAGAAGGGCCGCTCGACGGGTCTCGTACTCGACTTTCTGGAGTACCGCCTCGGCGAGCCGCCCTACACGCCCGAGGAGTGCCGCGAGAAGGACCTGACGTACCAGGCCCCGATGTACGCCAAGCTGCAACTGATCCACAAGGACAGCGGCCTGATCAAGGAAGATCAGGTGTTCCTGGGCGACCTGCCGCTGATGACCGAGGACGGTTCCTTCGTCATCAACGGGGCCGACCGTGTGGTGATCTCGCAGATTCATCGCTCGCCGGGAGTGTACTTCACCTCCTCTTACAAGGGCATCAAAAAGCTCTACACCGCCGCGATCATCCCCATGCCCAAGCGCGGGCCGTGGATCGAGCTGGAGATGAACGCGGGCGTGCTGGAGATGAAGGTCAACAAGCGCAAGTTCCCGGTGGCGATGCTGCTGCGGGTGCTGGGCTACGACGATGCTCAGCTCAAGGCGCTGTTCACCGAGTTCGAGCCGGACGCCGAGCTGCCCGAGGACAAGAGCGCGGGCATGAGCGCCGACGAGGCGTTGCTGCGTCTGTTCACCGTGCTGCGCCCCGGCGACCCGCCCAAGCGCGACAAGGCGATCCAGTACCTCTACGGGCTGCTCGCCGACCCCAAGCGGTACGACCTCGGCGAGCCGGGCCGCTTCAAGATGAACACCAAACTGGGCGTCAGCCGCGAGGAACGCACCCTGCTCACCTTCACCGACGGCAAGTTCAGCGACGCGGGGCTGGTGGACACCATTCGCTATCTGATGGCGCTGCAACGCGGGTTGGAGACGGTGGGCCTCGGCGCGGACGCGGACGGCGTGGTGAACGAGGTCCCCGTCACCGAGGACGACATCGACCATCTCGGCAACCGCCGCGTTCGCACGGTGGGCGAGTTGCTGGCCGACCAGCTCCGGGTGGGCATGGGCCGCATGGCGCGCGGTGTGCGCGAGCGGATGCTGCTCGGCAACCCCGACGCGGCCACGCCGACGAAGCTCGTGAACAACCGCCCCATCGTGGCGGCGATGCGCGAGTTCTTCGGTCGCTCCCAGCTCTCGCAGTTCAAGGACCAGACGAACCCGCTGTCCGACCTGCGCCACAAGCGGCGTATCTCGGCGCTGGGGCCGGGCGGGCTGACCCGCGAGCGGGCGGGCTTCGACGTGCGCGACGTTCACCGCACGCACTACGGGCGCATCTGCCCCATCGAGACGCCCGAGGGCGCGAACATCGGCCTGATCTCCTCGCTGTCGAGCTATGCGAAGGTGAACGCGCTGGGCTTCATTGAGGCCCCGTACCGCCGGGTCGAGGGCAGCAAGGTCACGGACGACGTGATCTACATGACCGCCGACATCGAGGACCGCTACACCATCGCGCAGGCGAACTCGCCGCTGAACGCCGACGGCACCTTCGCCGACGAGCGCGTGCTGGCCCGCCGCAAGGGTGATCCGTTGCTGTACACGCCCATTGAGGTGGACTTCATGGACGTGTCGCCCAAGCAGATCGTCTCGATCAACACGTCGCTGATCCCCTTCCTGGAGCACGACGACGCCAACCGCGCGCTCATGGGTTCCAACATGCAGTCGCAGGCCGTGCCGCTCGTGCGCGCCGACAGCCCCGCCGTGGGCACGGGCGTCGAGGAGCGCGTGGTCACGGACTCCGGCACCAGCGTCATCAGCGACGTGACGGGCCGCGTGAGCTACGTGGACGCCCGCGTGATCCAGGTCACGCTGACCGAGGACGCGCCGCAGGCGGGCATGGTGACGGGCAACATCCGCACCTTCGAACTCGTGCGCTTCACCCGCTCGAACCAGGGCACCAACCTCGATCAACACCCCATCGTGGGCGTTGGCGACGAGGTGCGGCCCGGTCAGGTCATCGCCGACGGCCCCGCCTCCGACCTCGGGCGTCTCGCGCTGGGGCAGAACATCACCATCGCCATCATGCCCTTCGACGGCTTCAACTTCGAGGACGCGATCTGCATCTCGGAGGGGCTGGTTCGCAAGGACTTCTACACCTCGGTCCACATCGAGAAGGACGAGATCGAGGCGCGCGACACCAAGCTCGGGCCGGAAAAGATCACGCGGGATATCCCCGGTCTCAGCGAGGCCGCGCTGCGTGACCTCGACGAGGACGGCATCGTACGCGTGGGGGCGGAAGTCAAGCCCGGCGACATCCTCGTCGGCAAGACCAGCTTCAAGGGCGAGAGCGAGCCGACCCCGGAAGAGCGGTTGCTCCGCAGCATCTTCGGCGAGAAGGCCCGCGAGGTGAAGGACACCTCCCTGCGCGTGCAGTCCGGCCAGGGCGGCATCGTGGTGAAGACGGTGCGCTTCCGCCGGGGCGACGAGGGCGTGGACCTCAAGCCCGGCGTGCGCGAGATGGTGCGCGTGTACGTGGCCCAGAAGCGCCAGCTTCAGGTGGGCGACAAGGTGGCGAACCGCCACGGAAACAAGGGCGTCGTGTCCAAGATTCTCCCGCCGGAGGACATGCCCTACCTGGAAGACGGCACCCCCGTCGACCTCGTGTTCAACCCGCTCGGCGTGCCCAGCCGCATGAACCTCGGCCAGATTCTGGAGACGCACCTCGGCGAGGTCGCGCGCCTGACCGGGCAGAAGTTCGTGACGCCCGTGTTCGACTCGGCCACTGAGATCGCCATCAAGGAGATGCTGGAGGTCGCCGCCGCCGAACGCCTGCAACGCCGCAAGGACGAGGGCTTCGAGGTGGACAAGCGCGAGCAGGAGGTGCTGGAGCGCGCCGCCAAGGTGGGCGTCATCAGCCCCCCCAACGGCGAGTACGAGCCTGCCCAGATGCAGCTCGCCCGCACCGGCAAGAGCATCCTGTTCGACGGACGCACGGGCGAGCCGATCTCCGGCCCGGTCGTGGTGGGCACCATGTACGTCATGAAGCTCTACCACATGGTCGAGGACAAGCTGCACGCCCGCTCGACCGGCCCGTACTCCCTCATCACCCAGCAGCCGCTCGGCGGCAAGGCGCAGTTCGGCGGTCAGCGCTTCGGCGAGATGGAAGTGTGGGCGCTCGAGGCCTACGGCGCGGCGCACACCCTCCAGGAGATGCTCACCATCAAGTCCGACGACATCGACGGACGCGACGCCGCCTACCAGAGCATCGTCAAGGGTGAGGAAGTGTCGGGCAGCACCATCCCCGAGTCCTTCAAGGTGCTCGTGAAGGAGCTGCACTCGCTGGGCCTCGATGTCGAAGTGCTCGACAACGGGGACCGTGCGGTGGACATCTTTGAAGGGATGATGCCTAAGCGCTGA
- a CDS encoding DNA-directed RNA polymerase subunit beta' has product MKDFNKVRIAIASPAKIREWSFGEVEKPETINYRTLKPEREGLFDERIFGPMKDYECACGKYKRQRYEGKVCERCGVEVTSSKVRRYRMGHIDLATPAAHIWYVKDTPSKIGTLLDLSAGQLEKVLYFSSFLVTQPLNAQKDGRPLKRGELLTDDEYRELRFGRQETYAIPNGQEANIRDGEYVTRGQSLGGNVVSKMDGLAQYRFPRRAEIAYAEQVEASLPLPADVLVEQEAFRAGDILSELEGDVQITSPVDGTAFLVDLGEDSVLIELRDTVAAPEPVEGEEEQEQAAPQGELLARVYVPHGMSVGVVQGEIVEAGAVLATAGAGSRLRVSRDSRLSEVTFPKKKGDVKVSVHWTRRAEYPINPTMHVLVGDGSEVRKGQKVVGAIDKDEEIVAGADGVITLHAPASIIVSKAKVYAYQDEPLVVNGDRVEPGDELADSGNLRSEISGRIEIDLVRKQVRVIESYDFEAKMGAEAVKELLDDLDLDVLEAELGEQMKDSSRHKRAKARKRLEVTRAFKRSGNSPSWMIMETVPVMPPDLRPMVQVDGGRFATSDLNDLYRRLINRNNRLKKLIGQGAPDMIIRNEKRMLQEAVDALIDNGRRGSPVTNPGSDRSLRSLTDLLGGKQGRFRQNLLGKRVDYSGRSVIVVGPQLKLHQCGVPKRMALELFKPFLFKVLEEKGEVTNIKQARKMLERYRDTRDSVWDALEEVIEDKVVLLNRAPTLHRLGIQAFEPVLVEGQSIQLHPLVCEAFNADFDGDQMAIHVPLSAQAQAEARIQMLSAHNLLSPANGEPNVKPSRDIILGIFTLTQLRRDNLGAGSEFGSEQDALAALDEGRVALNTPITVNGQETSPGRVKYVFSSPDEAIMAVERGGIDYQDHVRIRLNGTVYETSAGRVMFRRLVQEALGNQAHLVDTLVNLDTAYEKDNLKDMIMGCFKHLGIEATAGLLDALKDSGFKLSTTSGITIGIDDIVLPPNKGELLAEADEKLKEIEQNYEFGFMTEDERYKQVVQLWNDTTDAVKNAVFDNFSQNYPFNPLWIMSQSGARGNPQQIRQLAGMRGLMARPDGSTIEVPIKASFREGLTVLEYFISTHGARKGGADTALRTADSGYLTRKLVDVAHEVVVRDVDCGTTDYTVIPLGATDERTGEWRSRKGSEIETSIYGRTLTADVELSDGRTLAADTMLSLEDVKAITRDAKALGEVFVRTPLNCRVKAGVCQKCYGYDLSQAKPVSMGEAVGVVAAESIGEPGTQLTMRTFHTGGVAGGGDITMGLPRVIELFEARKPKNQAVVADRDGVVRIEEEEERYLVRIEADDEQYSSKTATKIGKALRLVVRDGDRVEAGQPLTRGAVNPHDLLLYRDTDAAQRYLVEEVQRVYRSQGVKVHDKHIEVIVRQMLRYVEITDGGDTDLLEGQTVERWEVDQANEALALQDGKTPSSWKPVLLGITKSSLTTKSWLSAASFQHTTHVLTEASMRGQVDDLIGLKENVILGKLIPAGTGLTTVREMQVADDRTLEKYGDESRSPDSVTGTQRYDDTRPGSTTISPSYGD; this is encoded by the coding sequence ATGAAAGACTTCAACAAGGTCCGCATCGCCATCGCCAGCCCCGCGAAGATTCGCGAGTGGTCGTTCGGCGAGGTCGAGAAGCCGGAAACCATCAACTACCGCACCCTGAAGCCCGAGCGCGAGGGCCTCTTCGACGAGCGCATCTTCGGGCCGATGAAGGACTACGAGTGCGCCTGCGGCAAATACAAGCGCCAGCGCTACGAGGGCAAGGTCTGCGAGCGCTGCGGCGTCGAGGTGACGAGCAGCAAGGTCCGGCGCTACCGCATGGGCCACATCGACCTCGCCACGCCCGCCGCGCACATCTGGTACGTGAAGGACACGCCGAGCAAGATCGGCACCCTGCTCGACCTCAGCGCCGGGCAACTGGAGAAGGTGCTGTACTTCTCCTCCTTCCTCGTGACCCAGCCCCTGAACGCGCAGAAGGACGGGCGTCCCTTGAAGCGCGGCGAACTCCTGACCGACGACGAGTACCGCGAGCTGCGCTTCGGGCGGCAGGAGACCTACGCCATCCCGAACGGGCAGGAGGCGAACATCCGCGACGGCGAGTACGTGACGCGCGGGCAGTCGCTCGGCGGCAACGTCGTCTCGAAGATGGACGGCCTCGCGCAGTACCGCTTCCCGCGCCGCGCCGAGATCGCCTACGCCGAGCAGGTGGAGGCCAGCCTGCCCCTGCCCGCCGACGTGCTGGTGGAGCAGGAAGCCTTCCGCGCGGGCGACATCCTCAGCGAACTCGAAGGTGACGTGCAGATCACCTCGCCGGTGGACGGCACCGCCTTCCTGGTGGACCTGGGTGAGGACAGCGTGCTGATCGAGCTGCGCGATACCGTGGCCGCCCCCGAACCCGTGGAGGGTGAGGAGGAGCAGGAGCAGGCCGCGCCGCAGGGCGAGCTGCTGGCCCGCGTGTACGTGCCGCACGGCATGAGCGTGGGGGTCGTTCAGGGCGAGATCGTGGAGGCCGGGGCCGTGCTGGCGACCGCCGGGGCGGGCAGCCGCCTGCGCGTGAGCCGCGACAGCCGCCTCAGCGAAGTCACCTTTCCCAAGAAGAAGGGCGACGTGAAGGTGAGCGTCCACTGGACCCGCCGCGCCGAGTACCCCATCAACCCGACGATGCATGTGCTGGTCGGCGACGGCTCCGAGGTCCGCAAGGGCCAGAAGGTCGTCGGGGCCATCGACAAGGACGAGGAGATCGTGGCGGGGGCCGACGGCGTGATCACGCTGCACGCGCCCGCGAGCATCATCGTCTCGAAGGCGAAGGTGTACGCCTATCAGGACGAACCCCTCGTCGTGAACGGCGACCGCGTGGAGCCGGGCGACGAGCTGGCCGACTCCGGCAACCTCAGAAGCGAGATCAGCGGGCGCATCGAGATCGACCTCGTGCGCAAGCAGGTGCGCGTCATCGAGTCCTACGACTTCGAGGCCAAGATGGGCGCGGAGGCGGTCAAGGAACTCCTCGACGACCTCGACCTCGACGTGCTGGAGGCCGAACTCGGCGAGCAGATGAAGGACTCCTCGCGCCACAAGCGCGCGAAGGCCCGCAAGCGGCTGGAGGTGACGCGCGCCTTCAAGCGCAGCGGCAACAGCCCCTCGTGGATGATCATGGAGACGGTGCCGGTGATGCCGCCCGACCTGCGCCCGATGGTGCAGGTGGACGGTGGGCGCTTCGCCACCTCCGACCTCAACGACCTGTACCGCCGCCTGATCAACCGCAACAACCGCCTCAAGAAGCTGATCGGCCAGGGCGCGCCCGATATGATCATCCGCAACGAGAAGCGGATGCTTCAGGAGGCCGTGGACGCGCTGATCGACAACGGGCGGCGCGGCAGCCCCGTCACCAACCCCGGCTCCGACCGCAGCCTGCGCTCGCTGACCGACCTGCTCGGCGGCAAGCAGGGCCGCTTCCGGCAGAACCTGCTCGGCAAGCGCGTGGACTACTCGGGCCGCTCGGTGATCGTGGTCGGCCCCCAGCTCAAGCTGCACCAGTGCGGGGTCCCCAAGCGCATGGCCCTCGAACTCTTCAAGCCGTTCCTGTTCAAGGTGCTGGAGGAGAAGGGCGAGGTCACCAACATCAAGCAGGCCCGCAAGATGCTGGAGCGCTACCGCGACACGCGGGACAGCGTGTGGGACGCGCTGGAAGAGGTCATCGAGGACAAGGTGGTGCTGCTCAACCGCGCGCCCACCCTGCACCGCCTCGGCATCCAGGCGTTCGAGCCGGTGCTCGTGGAGGGCCAGAGCATCCAGCTTCACCCGCTCGTCTGTGAGGCGTTCAACGCCGACTTCGACGGCGACCAGATGGCGATCCACGTCCCGCTGAGCGCGCAGGCGCAGGCGGAGGCGCGCATCCAGATGCTCTCGGCCCACAACCTGCTCTCGCCCGCGAACGGCGAGCCGAACGTCAAGCCCAGCCGCGACATCATCCTCGGCATCTTCACGCTGACGCAACTTCGCCGCGACAACCTCGGCGCGGGCAGTGAGTTCGGCAGCGAGCAGGACGCCCTGGCCGCGCTGGACGAGGGCCGGGTCGCGCTGAACACGCCGATCACCGTGAACGGGCAGGAGACCAGTCCGGGCCGCGTCAAGTACGTCTTTTCCAGCCCCGACGAGGCGATCATGGCCGTCGAGCGCGGCGGGATCGACTACCAGGATCACGTCCGCATCCGCCTGAACGGCACGGTGTACGAGACGAGCGCCGGGCGCGTGATGTTCCGCCGCCTCGTGCAGGAGGCGCTGGGGAACCAGGCGCACCTCGTCGACACGCTCGTGAACCTCGACACCGCCTACGAGAAGGACAACCTCAAGGACATGATCATGGGGTGCTTCAAGCACCTCGGGATCGAGGCCACCGCCGGGCTGCTCGACGCCCTGAAGGACAGCGGCTTCAAGCTCTCCACGACCTCCGGCATCACCATCGGCATCGACGACATCGTGCTGCCGCCCAACAAGGGCGAGCTGCTGGCCGAGGCCGACGAGAAGCTCAAGGAGATCGAGCAGAACTACGAGTTCGGCTTCATGACCGAAGACGAGCGCTACAAGCAGGTCGTGCAGCTCTGGAACGACACCACCGACGCCGTGAAGAACGCGGTGTTCGACAACTTCAGCCAGAACTACCCCTTCAACCCGCTGTGGATCATGAGCCAGTCGGGGGCGCGCGGCAACCCGCAGCAGATTCGCCAGCTCGCCGGCATGCGCGGCCTGATGGCCCGCCCGGACGGCTCGACCATCGAGGTGCCGATCAAGGCGTCCTTCCGCGAGGGCCTGACGGTGCTCGAGTACTTCATCTCCACCCACGGGGCGCGTAAGGGTGGCGCGGACACGGCGCTTCGCACGGCGGACTCGGGCTACCTGACCCGCAAGCTGGTGGACGTGGCCCACGAGGTCGTCGTCCGCGACGTGGACTGCGGCACCACCGACTACACGGTGATTCCCCTCGGCGCGACCGACGAGCGGACGGGCGAGTGGCGCAGCCGCAAGGGCAGCGAGATCGAGACCTCGATCTATGGCCGCACCCTCACCGCCGACGTGGAGCTGTCGGACGGGCGCACCCTCGCCGCCGACACGATGCTCAGCCTGGAGGACGTGAAGGCGATCACGCGGGACGCGAAGGCGCTCGGTGAGGTGTTCGTCCGCACGCCGCTGAACTGCCGCGTCAAGGCGGGCGTGTGCCAGAAGTGCTACGGCTACGACCTCTCGCAGGCCAAGCCCGTCTCGATGGGTGAGGCGGTCGGCGTGGTCGCGGCGGAGTCCATCGGCGAGCCGGGCACGCAGCTCACGATGCGGACCTTCCACACGGGCGGCGTGGCGGGCGGCGGCGATATCACGATGGGTCTGCCGCGCGTGATCGAGCTGTTCGAGGCCAGGAAGCCCAAGAACCAGGCGGTCGTCGCCGACCGCGACGGCGTGGTCCGCATCGAGGAGGAGGAGGAGCGTTACCTCGTCCGCATCGAGGCCGACGACGAGCAGTACTCCTCCAAGACCGCCACGAAGATCGGCAAGGCCCTGCGCCTCGTCGTCCGCGACGGCGACCGGGTGGAGGCGGGCCAGCCGCTCACGCGCGGCGCGGTGAACCCCCACGACCTCCTGCTCTACCGCGACACGGACGCCGCCCAGCGGTATCTCGTGGAGGAAGTGCAGCGCGTGTACCGCTCGCAGGGCGTGAAGGTCCACGACAAGCACATCGAGGTCATCGTCCGGCAGATGCTGCGTTACGTGGAGATCACCGACGGCGGCGACACCGACCTGCTCGAGGGTCAGACGGTCGAGCGCTGGGAAGTGGACCAGGCGAACGAGGCGCTGGCGTTGCAGGACGGCAAGACGCCCTCCTCGTGGAAGCCGGTGCTGCTCGGCATCACCAAGAGCAGCCTGACGACGAAGAGCTGGCTGTCTGCCGCCTCCTTCCAGCACACGACGCACGTGCTGACGGAAGCCTCCATGCGCGGGCAGGTGGACGACCTGATCGGCCTGAAGGAGAACGTGATTCTCGGCAAGCTGATCCCGGCGGGCACGGGCCTCACCACCGTCCGCGAGATGCAGGTGGCCGACGACCGCACGCTGGAGAAGTACGGCGACGAGAGCCGCAGCCCCGACTCGGTGACGGGCACGCAGCGCTACGACGACACGCGCCCCGGCAGCACGACCATCTCCCCCAGCTACGGCGACTGA
- a CDS encoding DUF2721 domain-containing protein: MAAPDPNLGVLTAMITPAVLISGAGTLLMSTSTRLGRTTDRVRHLTARFKVLVSESGQQEALAREEKQMIIRQLPRLAHRSRIIQRAMTALYLAVALLVLTSILIGSASLFGTSFGFAPVVLAILGAASLAYGALLLSFETRLSARTTQEEMQFLVNLGRHYAGLYDDQEVKG, translated from the coding sequence ATGGCCGCACCCGACCCCAACCTCGGCGTCCTCACGGCGATGATCACCCCCGCCGTCCTGATCAGCGGCGCGGGCACCCTCCTCATGAGCACGAGCACCCGCCTGGGCCGCACGACCGACCGGGTGCGGCACCTCACCGCGCGCTTCAAGGTCCTCGTGAGCGAGAGCGGGCAGCAGGAAGCCCTGGCACGCGAGGAAAAGCAGATGATCATCCGCCAGCTTCCGCGCCTCGCCCACCGCAGCCGCATCATCCAGCGGGCGATGACGGCCCTGTACCTCGCCGTCGCCCTCCTCGTGCTGACGAGCATCCTGATCGGCTCGGCGTCCCTCTTCGGCACGTCGTTCGGCTTCGCCCCGGTGGTCCTCGCCATCCTGGGGGCGGCGTCCCTCGCTTATGGGGCGCTATTACTAAGTTTCGAAACGCGGTTGAGCGCGCGGACGACGCAGGAGGAGATGCAATTTCTGGTCAATCTGGGACGGCATTACGCGGGGCTTTACGACGATCAGGAGGTCAAAGGGTAG